One genomic region from Planifilum fimeticola encodes:
- a CDS encoding 5' nucleotidase, NT5C type: MRIGVDIDGTIKDTRCAAVQVYNEVLNRSVKPEEVTDFYLDKAYGLSPREGARLWRKLEHRIYALGVPLKGAAETLWKLQRRGHEIYFITARPGMKHIADVTKNWLQKHGFPYDPSRLRMSAQDKAKIARELGIQLFFEDAPKHLDRLVEEGIPTVIVDAVYNRNYPGDLPRIKSWDEVLPLVEEMEKRLKNV; encoded by the coding sequence ATGCGAATCGGTGTGGATATCGACGGTACCATCAAGGATACCCGGTGTGCGGCCGTTCAGGTATATAACGAGGTATTGAACCGGAGCGTCAAGCCGGAAGAGGTGACCGATTTTTACCTGGACAAGGCTTACGGTTTGTCCCCCCGGGAAGGGGCCAGGCTGTGGCGAAAGTTGGAACACCGGATTTACGCCCTGGGGGTTCCCCTGAAGGGGGCGGCGGAGACCCTCTGGAAATTGCAGCGCAGAGGACACGAGATCTACTTTATCACCGCTCGTCCCGGCATGAAACATATCGCAGATGTGACGAAAAACTGGTTGCAAAAGCACGGGTTTCCCTACGATCCCAGCCGTTTGCGGATGAGTGCCCAGGATAAGGCGAAGATCGCCCGGGAGCTGGGGATCCAGCTGTTCTTTGAGGATGCGCCGAAGCATTTGGACCGTCTGGTCGAAGAGGGGATTCCGACGGTGATCGTGGATGCGGTCTATAACCGGAATTACCCCGGTGATTTGCCGCGAATCAAAAGTTGGGACGAGGTGTTACCCCTCGTGGAGGAAATGGAAAAGCGCCTGAAAAACGTCTGA
- the aspS gene encoding aspartate--tRNA ligase: METLHRTHGCGELTREVVGRQVVLNGWVQKRRDLGGLIFIDLRDRSGVVQVVCNPEISPEAAEAADRVRSEYVLAVRGTVVQRSPETVNPRMATGEIEVQCESLVVLNEAKTPPFPIQDDLDVEESVRLKYRYVDLRRPVMQRTLMLRHRAMQAVRSFLDRNGFVEVETPMLTRSTPEGARDYLVPSRVHPGSFYALPQSPQIFKQLLMVAGMERYFQIVRCFRDEDLRADRQPEFTQIDIEVSFMPLEPFISLMEEMVAELFEKTIGIRVERPFPRITYREAMERYGSDKPDLRFGMELVDLSEAVKESSFKVFSGTVARGGKVKAINVKGCAGWSRKEISRWEEEAKNLGAKGLAWIASRDEGLKGPVAKFLSDAEWAKIRELTSCEPGDLLLCVADEQPLVEEVLGELRLRLGRELDLIDKGSFRFAWVTEFPLLEYDEEDGRYYAMHHPFTMPMEEDIPLLDTDPGKVRAQAYDLVLNGYEIGGGSRRIHRREVQEAMFRALGISREEAREKFGFLLEAFEYGAPPHGGIAFGFDRIVMLLAGRNNLRDCIAFPKTASGSCLLTDAPAPVDEHQLKELHISVTNKMSSEDV; the protein is encoded by the coding sequence ATGGAAACACTCCATCGAACTCACGGATGCGGCGAGCTGACGCGGGAGGTGGTCGGCCGGCAAGTCGTGCTGAACGGATGGGTGCAGAAACGGCGCGATCTCGGCGGGTTGATCTTCATCGATTTGCGGGATCGTTCCGGAGTGGTGCAGGTGGTATGCAATCCCGAAATTTCCCCCGAGGCGGCGGAGGCGGCCGATCGGGTTCGGTCGGAGTACGTGCTGGCGGTCCGGGGGACTGTCGTCCAACGCTCCCCGGAGACGGTCAATCCCAGGATGGCAACCGGGGAGATCGAGGTGCAGTGCGAATCCCTCGTCGTTTTGAACGAGGCGAAGACGCCGCCGTTTCCGATCCAGGACGATTTGGACGTGGAGGAATCGGTGCGGTTGAAATATCGTTATGTGGATCTGCGCCGTCCCGTGATGCAGCGCACCCTGATGCTCCGTCACCGGGCGATGCAGGCGGTTCGCTCTTTTCTCGACCGCAACGGGTTTGTGGAAGTGGAAACCCCGATGCTGACCCGGAGCACACCCGAGGGGGCGCGGGATTATCTGGTGCCCAGCAGGGTGCATCCGGGATCCTTCTACGCCCTTCCCCAGTCACCGCAGATTTTCAAGCAGCTGTTGATGGTGGCGGGAATGGAGCGGTATTTTCAAATCGTCCGCTGTTTTCGGGACGAGGACCTTCGCGCCGACCGGCAGCCGGAGTTCACCCAGATCGACATCGAGGTTTCCTTTATGCCGCTGGAGCCCTTCATCTCCCTGATGGAGGAAATGGTGGCCGAGCTGTTTGAGAAAACCATCGGCATCCGGGTGGAGCGTCCTTTCCCCCGGATTACCTACCGGGAAGCGATGGAGCGCTATGGGAGCGACAAACCGGACCTTCGTTTCGGGATGGAACTGGTGGATCTTTCGGAGGCGGTCAAGGAAAGTTCCTTCAAGGTGTTTTCCGGCACCGTGGCCCGCGGCGGAAAGGTGAAGGCGATCAATGTCAAGGGCTGCGCCGGTTGGAGCCGCAAGGAGATCTCGCGCTGGGAGGAGGAAGCGAAGAACCTGGGGGCCAAGGGGTTGGCCTGGATCGCCAGCCGCGACGAGGGGCTGAAGGGCCCGGTGGCCAAGTTCCTTTCCGATGCGGAGTGGGCGAAGATCCGGGAGCTGACATCCTGCGAGCCGGGAGATCTGCTGCTGTGCGTGGCCGATGAACAGCCCCTGGTGGAGGAAGTGCTCGGGGAGTTGCGACTCCGCCTCGGCCGGGAGCTGGACCTGATCGACAAAGGCAGTTTCCGGTTCGCCTGGGTCACCGAATTTCCCCTGTTGGAGTATGATGAAGAGGACGGGCGCTATTACGCCATGCACCATCCCTTCACCATGCCGATGGAAGAGGACATCCCCCTTTTGGACACGGATCCCGGAAAAGTGCGGGCTCAGGCCTACGACCTGGTCCTCAACGGGTATGAAATCGGCGGCGGGAGCCGGCGGATCCATCGGCGGGAGGTGCAGGAGGCGATGTTCCGCGCTCTGGGGATCTCGCGGGAGGAAGCCCGGGAAAAGTTCGGGTTTCTGCTGGAGGCCTTCGAGTACGGTGCTCCGCCCCACGGCGGGATCGCCTTCGGGTTCGACCGCATCGTGATGCTGCTCGCGGGTCGAAACAACCTGCGGGATTGCATCGCCTTCCCCAAGACGGCCAGCGGCAGCTGCCTGCTCACGGACGCTCCGGCTCCGGTGGATGAGCATCAGTTGAAGGAACTGCACATTTCGGTCACTAATAAAATGTCAAGCGAAGATGTATAA
- a CDS encoding ferritin-like domain-containing protein — protein MSQQVQFKTDVRELIDGLNEDLAHEYTAVIQYIQNAARVSGLGRQVLKPLFEKEARDEINHALYLANKIVTLGGVPVVKPYEVKQTGDLREMIQASVDAEKDTIRRYKERIEQAEQVGETELKVKLEEMLAEETEHKEELERLLEDPRL, from the coding sequence ATGAGCCAACAAGTTCAGTTCAAAACCGATGTCCGGGAACTGATTGACGGCCTCAATGAAGATCTGGCACACGAATACACGGCAGTCATCCAGTACATCCAAAACGCCGCAAGGGTCTCCGGCCTCGGACGGCAGGTGCTCAAACCCCTCTTTGAAAAGGAAGCCCGGGACGAGATCAACCATGCCCTGTACCTGGCCAACAAGATTGTCACGCTGGGAGGGGTACCGGTCGTAAAGCCTTACGAGGTGAAACAGACCGGGGACCTTCGGGAGATGATCCAGGCATCCGTCGACGCGGAAAAGGACACCATCCGCCGCTACAAGGAACGGATCGAACAGGCCGAACAGGTCGGAGAAACGGAGCTGAAGGTGAAGTTGGAAGAAATGCTGGCCGAAGAAACCGAACACAAGGAAGAGCTGGAGCGATTGCTGGAAGATCCGCGCCTGTGA
- a CDS encoding AAA family ATPase: MDLFEFGHQMETEKKAPLAARMRPRTLDEFVGQSHILGPGKLLRRAIEADQLSSLIFYGPPGTGKTTLARVIAGSTKAHFEQLNAVTAGVSDIRRLTKEAKERLGMYGQRTVLFIDEIHRFNKSQQDALLPYVEDGTIILIGATTQNPAFEVNAALLSRSRVFQLVPLTEEQLILLLKRALEDEDRGLGKYQVEVEEEALAHIARTAGGDARSALNAIELAVLTTSPDELGIRRITLDTAEESIQRKMVRYDKSGDNHYDTLSAFIKSMRGSDPDAALYYLAKMLEAGEDPRLIARRIFVHAAEDVGMADPRALLIASAAAHAVETVGMPEARIPLAEAAIYIATAPKSNAVIRGISEATKAVREESRGEVPPHLRDAHFSGAREQGRGVGYLYPHDFPRGYVEQQYLPDEHVGKTFYHPADRGYEGKLKEWIRRIKGREV, translated from the coding sequence ATGGATCTGTTCGAGTTCGGTCATCAGATGGAAACTGAAAAAAAAGCCCCCCTGGCCGCCCGCATGCGTCCCCGGACGCTGGACGAATTCGTGGGTCAGTCCCACATCCTCGGCCCAGGAAAATTGCTCCGCCGAGCCATCGAGGCGGATCAGCTCTCCTCCCTGATTTTTTACGGGCCGCCGGGAACGGGGAAAACCACCCTGGCCAGAGTGATCGCCGGAAGCACCAAGGCCCACTTCGAACAGCTGAACGCGGTCACCGCGGGGGTTTCCGACATTCGTCGGTTGACGAAGGAAGCCAAGGAACGGCTGGGAATGTACGGTCAGCGGACCGTTTTGTTCATCGACGAAATCCACCGATTCAACAAGTCCCAGCAGGATGCCCTTCTTCCCTATGTAGAGGACGGCACCATCATCCTGATCGGCGCCACAACGCAGAACCCCGCCTTTGAGGTGAATGCCGCGCTCCTGTCCCGCTCGCGGGTGTTTCAGCTGGTCCCCCTGACGGAGGAACAGCTGATCCTGCTCCTGAAGCGTGCCCTCGAGGATGAGGATCGGGGGCTGGGCAAGTACCAGGTGGAGGTGGAAGAAGAAGCCCTGGCCCACATCGCCCGCACCGCGGGCGGGGATGCCCGCAGCGCCCTCAACGCGATCGAGCTGGCCGTTTTGACCACATCCCCCGACGAGCTGGGCATTCGGCGCATCACCCTGGACACGGCTGAGGAGTCCATCCAGCGCAAGATGGTCCGCTATGACAAGAGCGGTGACAATCATTACGACACGTTGTCCGCCTTTATCAAGAGCATGCGCGGATCCGATCCGGACGCCGCCCTGTATTATCTGGCCAAAATGCTGGAAGCCGGGGAAGATCCCCGACTGATCGCGCGCCGCATCTTCGTCCACGCCGCCGAAGACGTGGGCATGGCCGACCCCCGCGCCCTCCTCATCGCCTCCGCCGCCGCCCACGCGGTGGAGACCGTGGGAATGCCGGAGGCCCGCATTCCGCTGGCGGAAGCCGCCATCTACATCGCCACCGCCCCCAAGAGCAACGCGGTGATTCGCGGCATTTCGGAGGCCACCAAAGCGGTGCGCGAAGAATCCCGGGGCGAGGTTCCCCCCCATCTGCGGGACGCCCATTTCTCCGGGGCACGCGAGCAGGGCCGTGGCGTCGGATACCTGTACCCCCACGACTTTCCCCGGGGATATGTGGAGCAACAATATCTCCCCGACGAACATGTCGGCAAGACCTTCTATCACCCGGCCGACCGCGGATACGAAGGGAAGCTGAAGGAGTGGATCCGCCGGATCAAAGGGCGGGAAGTGTGA